The DNA region tttgaaaatatatattttgtattgtttaattcattaaggttATCAATGTATTCAACCATCGttagagttaacgtgagcgcgacacataagaaactgatttctcaaataatattatagagatactCTTCTTTCTTTAAAAACTATGAAATTATCTAATacgattaaaatatataaggcaattaatgtttttgaattgtaaagattttataataatttatgtatattatatcattttgtttatttttctatcCCTTATAAATGATCTGAGAAGCTTTACAAAATCGAGTTATGACATGTATTATCACCACAACGATTTTTAAACTTTAGagaaatatgttggtccatttaaacatatactatatttttcatttaaaaaaaccataaaatcaattattaatgtataaaaatacTCTTAAAAGTCTCACACTAAAGTCTCATcaactataaattactaaaactctTAAAAGTCTCACACTAAAAAATCTTTGATCAGTGATTTAATTTTTCTTGTTATAAAAAGATCATAAACTATATGAATATaaaatctcatttaatatatattaattttgtttaaactaaaatatacacCACATcagtattttaattttgaattttgaattttggaatttgcattaaattttgttaaaaaattataaatttataaaaaaatattaaaagcagaggctgaaacaacaaaaattGATGATGCGAAGGATGCTAAGACTGAAGAAAAGCTTATGACAACTGGGAGATACCTCGGGCCAGAGGCGGTGTCCAATAGATATTTTCCTAGAAGATGTTCTCTCAGTAAAGTTTGGACGCACAAGCTTATCACCGTGGGAGACATCTACAACAACTTCTTATACCAATATAAATGGAGATTTAGCTTCTAGgatttttgaaacattttctGTGCAGAATGAACTTTTGACATTAACCATTTTTTTCATtcacaaaattttttttatcagattTTTTCATTTCGTTCCACTGAAAAGTTCGTACAATAAACTATTGCTAGTACCAAGTAAGTACATAACTTTGATTATTGTACCGGGTTATTCTTGCTAAATGGTCAACAATTACAATAAGACTACTAGGAACTTGATGGAACCTAAAATTGTTTTACAAGCTATGCTTAGAACTTCTCTAATGATGGAAGTTGCATCATTGATGTGTGCCTCATGTATTCTTCCATCTCGACTCATGCTCTaagcttttaaaaaattctcCAATCACCTAGAAATGTAACCCTTTGATATGCAAGCCGATTCACTTGTTGTACTGCTAACAACAAGGCCATAGCTTCTGCTACCGGAGAGGAATTGGCAGGTTCAATTGTAGAATTCTTTTGAAATCTAGGAATACCTTCTTTGTTGATTAAATACCACCTTATTCCAATTTGATCAACTGGTGATTTTCAAAATGCATTTATAATACAATAGAAATATGTTTCTTGTGGGAGAATCTCGAGAATTGTGCTTGGTAAAGAGACAATATGAACCTGATTTCTAGTTGTTTAATAGGACATGGTGCTTGTGTTGTGAACTGCTGCGTCATCAAAGAGTTTTTGTCTAAGATTGCTGCACTGATGACTTGAGTTTTATGGTCTCTTCTACTAAATGCTTAGTCGTAAGTATAAAACTGGTGAATAGGTAGGGGAATGAACTTGATTAGTTGGAGTCTGCAGTATATATAATTCACAGTCATCTAATAGGATGCAATGTGGAGGAGTGCTTTGTCTGCAAACAAAGAACTCAACGGCCGTGTCTAAAGTGCCCAATGGCAGCTCACAATAAGCATATGCTCGGCCAAAAGAGATACTTCACATGAAAAACCAACCAGGAAGAGCAATCTGTTGCGGAGTTGTCCAGACCAGTCTGTTGCAGAGTTGTTAAGAGATCAGACAATAAGTTGCCCACGTGACAGTAAGTCCAGAAAATGATAAACATGGATAAGGTTGTCCATGTCACTGCCTTTTGTGGGAAACCTCTCGCTCATGGTACCAAGTGTGGAAGTAAGTCTATTGCTAGTTAAGAAGCTTCATACTCTCTTTTtgaatataaatacaaacattGCAAGATTCTAATGTGCTGATGTTCCTTATGTGACAGGTTACCTTGTACCATGAGACTTGTGACCAGACCTTAGCCAAGGGCTCGTGGAATTAATTGTTTGTGTTTGGAGCCTTCACTAGTGCCCACTTAAATCTACTCTTTGTAGTCTCTACTATATTTTGAATAGACCAATCTGGATTAGATAAACAACAACGGATCCAGGGTACCAACCATATTGTTAGAACCTTACATACTAATATAGCCAAATCTTTAACCAGTTTTATCTATTGATCGCTACAACGTGACTGATTTGGTTCTACCATCGATAAGATCGGCTGAATAACAAGAAACTAAGTAAGTAGCATAAATCAATAACTTCTGAATACAAGTCTATGAAGTAATAAACGTTTGAATCATAATTAAACACTCCCATCTCAAggaaccaaaacaaaattttcatgtAAACCAGATACTCTAAAACTATTTACCTAATTGAGATGTTGCTCACCTTCAAAGTTTTTTATAATGAGAACAATGTTACTCTCCTTTCCCCGACCATGTAAATAGATTTTCTTTTGACTCTCTTACACTTGTTTGTAGAACAGAACATAAGCTTGGTCGTGCAAAACCTGTTTTGTCCCTATGGCAGTCACAGATGCATCATCAAACCTAAGCCATTGATTGTTCTTTCTTCGTGCGTCTGTGGTGTAGTGCCCTTTCGAGGGATCCCTTCCGTGGTGGGTAATAGTTGCCACAAGTTCATactttaaaccctaaaagaAGAAACCTGAGTAAGTAATAATAATAGTTCAAAAtcatagagagagagacagttttgttttcaactttataccCCGTTGGAAGGAGAAACAAGAAGGTAGCGGCCTAGGTTGAGCTCGAGGGGAAAGTGAACAGGTTTATGGAGCTTAGTACTCCCTTGTGTTCCATAGCTAAAACGCATTAGGTGCAGTATCATTATCTTTGAGAGTTTCTGTATCTTTATCGACTTTCTAGCACTCACTACACCTGCCTGAAACAAAGCAAATAGGCCCCAATTATTAAAAAGGATACTATAAGGAAccttaagagaaaaaaaaaatagttttacctTCCCAGTAACCGAGGCTCGGTATCCTTCAAGATCTTCTGGCGCAGAAAACAAATGCAATGCGTCTTCTATTGTACTCACTGCTTCCGGGTGAATATCAAGGTGAAGTAAGAGATATGGCTGCACAGTAGCAGAATCTTTGTTCCCTGTTTCCATCCATAAACGACACATTTAAAGTAAGTCCCTGATGAAAGCAGAAAATTTATCAAAGAATGTCAAATACCTTTTGCCTTCACTACGCTTCTTAGCTGCCCACCGAATATATCACTGAGCTCGGAAGGAACGAAGCTTTGAGTTCTTGTCACAGCAGATTTGTTTTTGGGTCCAACTGTTTCCCATTCATCATCATCGTTGGCAGAAGAAACAAGAGATGACTTCGAAGCAGTGAGTTTGGGGGACTCTTTCCTGAGTTTCAGCAGCTCATCGTGCATCTGGTCCATTATAAAGCTCAAAAATTCCTGAGCATCTTCCTGCCTGGTCAACACAAGTACACAATTTGTTAGAATTGAAACAAGTTAATCAGACTGTAACAAAGTCACACAAACCTTGGCCGGCCAGACATGTTGTTGAGTACATCTGGAGTAAAGTTTCTAAGGACTCCTTCAAACATGGAAGGTGTGAAAGGTCTACCAGACTCAACAACGGCAACATTATTTCTGAAGCTTGAGCTGCTTGGTACATCTAATTCAGATATGAACTCAGAAAATGCAGCTAAGGTTGGAGAATCAGCCTGAGAACACAGAACATGAACAATCACCGATAAGACAACAAAGATAAGAAGTTAGAATTAAAacatagagaaagaaaaaagaacctTTGGAATATCTTGGAGTTGTATTCCCTGGAGGAGCTGCACGAAAGGAGAACAGGAGAGTAAAGCCTGAAGTGTCGCGTTGAGAAAGCACAAGTTTCCAGCGTTTATTAATCCTCTTGGTGTAAAATCTTTCATGGCCGGAACAGATTCAGTAGGAGCCATCTGGTTACTCTTTTTTGGTATGGTGGTGCCAGATGAAGAATCATTTGAGAAAACATCGGTGTCCAGGGCTTGGAATTTTGAGCTAGAAGCTATACACAAAGAATCACTTTCAGCATCTGACACACATAGCTTCTCCAAACCAATAGGATCTGCTGCCACACCATTGTTGAGAGGTGGTTTTCTTTCAGAGACCTCTTTAATAATTCCATTTTCTTCCACATTCTCTCCTGAAGAATGTTTCCCAGAGAGTGTTGCAGCATTATCATTGATCTTATTATCAGAGCTGGAGGGTCTAGAAGCATCGAGTCTCTTTTGAGATTCAGCAGACTGAAAACTTGTATCTTCCTTAAGAGAGCTGGAGGGTCGAGATTTAAGTGCCCGATCGGCCTGACCCTTCTTTAACTCGCCATTAGCGCTGTTAACAGGAAAAATTTCGGTAACAGGATTAAAGGAGCCAAATTGTATACTCCCGGCAGACTTTTCTTTAGGTTTCTGAGGAGCGTTAATGGGTTTCTGCTCAAGTAATGACCTTGTTTCATGTTCTGTAAAGGATCCAAACACAAATACCTGCcatgaacaaaataaatatagtaagTTTcagtatcttttttttgtcaacaatataAGAGCTCCAGAACGACCCTGAACACCAGATTTGTAGCTCTCTATCTATATGAATAGCAAGTGTGCAGTTAGAGGAAAGAGTAATAAATGGCTTCAACAACACTAACTAGACAAATTTAAGAATCAATCTGAAGATATTTATAGTCTCTGGGCATACACATTGCCTCAGAGAACAATTATAATTATAAGCAAAGTATCAAGGAACATGATCAAAGTAAAGCTAACAACTTTTTAATATCACCTTTCAGATTATCAAAGCAAAGATATTAAAAGGTACTAGCTTTTGCCTGTTTAAAAGTTTACAGCTTTTGTCGGAACGGATCAAACGACAATAACAGAAACTCAGTTTCAATGTGTGAACTCCAGATGAAACTAAGCAAACAAAGCTAAGAGAGAACATGTAGGAAAGTTACCTTCTTGTTGCTCATATTTGGCTAACGGAGAAGAAGTTGAAGAGCTCAAAAGACGTAATCtgattaagagagagagatccaACGGAAAGGGAGTGAAAGAAGTATGAGAAAATCTAGGGTTTGAGACCCATGATGAAAGTCAGCAACTTGAGAAGACATGAAAGGGGAAGAGGCGAGGAAGAAAGGAAGCCCCTTTCTCGGTTATTCTCTGCAACTTCGAAATGTGGAATCATCCGAATTTgaaggaggagaagagagaCAGATCTTTTTTGGGACAGAAAAAATAGGGTTCTTtccctcttttttttcttgtcggATAGTTTTGAGAGGAGGGAGGAGTCGAGGACGGAGCTTTGCCAAACGCGTCGTCGCGTCTTTAACAGTAACCATCTCGGTTCGATTGTTAGTTTAGTTCGGTTAAATATTAAATCGTGGTTTAACAATAAAAACTCCGGTTTGGTCTGAAGGTTCTTTAAATTGTACTATGGTGGTGCAAAGACTTTACCTATATGATCAAACCAAACTTATCATAACACCTCTAGTTTGGTACAGTATGGTGTGACTTCTTGCAACACTCACCATTTAACTGTAgtggttaaaaatatatttgtcttTACAGCAACTCTCATGTCTCGGGTTCGAAGCCTTTCTtacagtttttatttttctgacaACTGATTTTGTTCTTGTTAAAGAGAGTGTATATAACATGAAGCTCACGGATTTTCCGgcaataaaaacaatattatataactCGATCTTACAGGACAAAAGCATAGTGCAACCACTGTTTCCGCTAATCTTTATTTGTGAATTcttctgaaacaaaaaaaaacaaaccgtaTCAAGGAAAAACTGAGCCAGTTCCAGTAGAAACGAGGTAGCTAAAGGCAAACCACGTTCATATCTTAGAAGCCTAGTAGTTACCACTAACTACCAAGAAACGTGAACTCACTTTCAAAGAATTGGCATcagcaacaacaaaaaaagtaGCAATTCTTCTCTCTAAGCAACTAGCTCAGCCTCTGATTGCTCTTTATCAGCCGCTGCCTTGGAAGGCTTATGGACAATCTTCGGTTCTGGTTTCTCAATTCCTTGTATGTCGGTTATTCTCAACTTTGTTAATTCCTGGACATAAAGCGTTAAACAATCAAAACATATTTCATGAACAGAGCTCGAAGAAAGGTAACTGCAAAGGTGGAATGGGAACACAGAAGGGAGTTGAGAACTGTACCTGTCGATGTCCTGTGGTTCTTCTGTAATTCTTCCTTcgtttctttttgaaaatgagCACTTTTTCATCCAGTGCCTGTCACTCAACACAAAGGTATTCAAACTAGTTAGGCCCAAAAACAACTATTATGCACGAGTAAATCCTTTTACGCATCTCCCCTATTATACAAAATCAATACATTCAGGAAACACTGATCTAACAACTCGTCGTCATCAGTAGCTGATTTAGTTTCTCTCATCGATCACCAGATTCAACAAGCACGAAAGTAAAATGTTTCTTGACTACTTACACCTATCAACAATTaatcttttttctctctttcttttatgcACATAGCTTCACTAGTATTGCATAATAACACCAATCAGGACAAAAAGAGACTCTACTTACATGCTCTTCCACAACAGCATGAACAGTGGCATCAGGCAAGATAGGCCTCCCAATAATCGTCTGGCTTGCCGAGCCCATTAGAAGCACCTTGGTCAGTACCAACTGCCAAAGAGACACACATAAAGAGACAAGCTTTAACAAGAATTATACACATCATtatcaaataaagaagaagaggaggagagaaGCTAAGCATACCTTATCATTGATGTCACAGAACTTCAACTTCTCAGTGAAAATGGAGTCTCCGTTGCTTACTTTGAACTGATGCGAACCAATCTACACGAGATctcgataaaaaaaaaaaaaccattcaGCATCAGCAGCAAAAGTGTTGTAATGAAACTAGGAGTTTTCACGAAACCTGAACAACGGCAAACACAGGCTCATAGGGTTTGAACAATCTCTCCGAAGGTTTGAGAGGACCCATCACCTTGTACCCTATCTCCGCCGCCGCCTCTACTTTCTCCGCCGGTGAATACTCCCTTTCTACTACTTCCATCTCCCCCGAATCCTCGTAgtcctcctcatcatcatcaccgtCGCTGCTTTCATCAGTGTCGTTTGTTTTCGAAGAGAAATGTCGACCTTGGGAGCGACAATACAATGGGAGATCCCTAGCGAGAGATCGATTCTGAGATGGGATCCCATGAGTAATGCTGCTGGTTCCTGGAAGCTCTAATCGATGAAATGAAGAGAACAGGCGCGTTTGGTTGATCGAGTGAGCCGCCGTCGTGGCGCGGCGGCTTAGCTCGCGGAGGCATCGAAGGCTCGCCATCGGAGAGCAACGAGTATAACTTAGGGTTTTACCGAGACTCGTGAGAGGGGTTTTTGATGTCGTCGGATTTGGAGAGTCTACTCGATTGAAAGCTTCTGCAGACCTTCTGTACCAGACAGAGGCATATGCACTCGGATAGTTTTACAGTAGGTAGGCCTCCGCGTTTGTTCCTGTAACCGAGTCCATAATTTGGATCCGGTCTGAACcgctttttaaataaaaaaatattcttggaTGAAGTCTAATGGGTCATggctaaatattttagataacaaatatctgaaagctaaagttattaatttttcttactaattttaatatttataacatttaccaaaaaattatagaaCTTCAGTGGAACTTAAATccaataaaaaagaaaactgatCAAAATGTGACTGATTCAAAACAAGTTACAAGACTAAAATTCTAACCATTACTATAACTCTATAAGTAATAACTAATAGATATATATTCAtgggttttgtttttattatataacaagAACAAGGAGACGTCCATGAACTCTAACTCagacatacatacatataagGGATCAGCATTGCTTTATTTCGAACCCAATGCTCAACAAAGTCCGAGCCGATTCCATCACTTTCTCTCCACCAACAACATCCACTGCTTCACTGCTCTGCTTCTCACTTCCTCCTCGCACAGAGCACTGCCCTGAGGTGGGGATATTCACCTGATCCTCTGATCTGGTTCTCATCGATGTTGGTGCAACTGCAGTCACGAGCTCTGAGCTAGGAGGACCATGTCGTTTCTTTGGCACCGGCATGTCGTGGTTATGTACACCCTTGTACGTGATTACAACAGCTGTTCTGTTATCTACTGCTGTTTCAATATGTTTACGGACAGTACAACCAGCAGAAGTACACCGGTAGTAGTTCCTGATATGTTTTCAACACAATACATCAAATCAAACATGTATAGAGAAACATATTGGAAAGAAATGAGTAATGCGTTTTGGCTTATACCTCGGATTTGGATTCCCCTTCACCATTTTCTGCCCATATTTGCGCCATCTGTATCCGTCACCAGAGATACCAACATCACCAGCTGCGTGTACTACGAATCTCTGTTTCTTTCCAGGCTTAAAGACAGGGTCTGAACTTTGTGAGTTACTCTTTTTCAGTCTGAaacacaagagagagagaaaagaaaaaaatatgttagtTTTATCACTCAATGTGAAGAAGGGTAAAAACATTATACAGAACTTGCCTCCGCTTTGGCTCTGGTTCCTCCATAGCTTCGTTCTCACAGTTTCTCTTCCCTTCAACGACTGCTAGTGATGACTCGCATATGTTTTCTTTAGTTGAAGCGGACAGAGCTGAACAGCTACGGACTCCTGTATTATCTTCCGTCACAGGTGAAATAACTGGTGCAGCAGCTCTAGTCTCTCTTGGGGAGAAACTATTGTTCCGGAGAGGTTCATGACTATGCGAACCTTTGTTAACAATCTCTATCACGTTTCCTGAATCGTTGGAGCATTCGATTTTCTTCGCGCAACAATCAGAATGCGTACACCTATAGTAGCTCCGTGAGCCCTTGGGACTCTTAACCTGCTTCTGCCCATATTTTCTCCAATGGTAACCATCACGTGCCGGTGTCCTCAGAACCGGAGAAACCGACAAGTTGCTAACCACCCGAGAACCAGATCTTTGCTCTTGTTTATACGGAGCTGAAACCAGTGATACACCATGTGCAGCTGAAGGATTCGAAGATATACAAGTAGATGTTTCTACCTCACGGTTCTCTACCGGCGCAATTGCAGTTACATCAGTTTCCGTGCCGCTAGCCTTCTCCTCCTGCCAATGTTccacagaaaaagaaaaaaatcaaatgacaAGCCTTTAAGTGCGCTCAAAACGCCTGATTCAGACTGATCTTGGCCAAAAGATAAACCACTATGATTACTACTACTCTTCCCATGTACTAGTCTAACCACTTAACGGGTACCTGACCAATTATTAAAGAAATAAACGTTCCTTCTTCTAGTTCATAAGAAACCAATAGTCTCAGACTTTGCCTAGTAAAAAGTAAACAGTCATACAAACTATAATTATACAAGTTAATTTGATCCCTTGTTTACAAACCGTAGGCCATAACATCAAGTACACTAAAGTGGATGTAGATTTGGCAACTTTAAGATATAAAATGAGAGAATCTAACTTCGTTAGTGTTCAGAATTCAGCTAGGAAATGAGACCAAAAGATTCAGTCCGAAGAAGAGTATCCAGAAACTCACCTTGGCATCTTCACGATTTGGTTCCACTGACGAGTTTTCTCGAGCACCACCTAGTGAACTCAAAACACCATTTCATTAACAATTTAAACACCAACAAAAAGAATCTGCCAGGGGGATAAACCGTTACCTTCGTCATGATCCTTAGCTAGGGTTTCTCGCACCTGTAGACCTTCCATATCCGTAAGTGATTCTTCGCCTCTGCGTTGACTCAATTCGTCATCGTCATCGTCACCGTGACACAGCTCCTTCTCCGGTTCCACTTTCTCGGTCTTTTCTGTCTCCGTCGCCGCGTAAACATCGGCTTCGTCGCTGCCCTTGTCTTCCATGGACGATTCTCTCTGTCCTTTGTTCTGTCTACTCCAGGCCTGTCTGTCTCAGTGGGTTTGTGGGAGAGAGTAataaaagaaacagaggaacaGATTCTGTAAGGCAACAAAGTTAGCCGCTTTCCGACCGATCACAAAACGCTGCGTTTTCATCGTTAAGCTTTGGCTCTTAAGCAAAGTCTTTTTTAACCAACTCCGTTAATTTCTCCATCAAATCATTGACGTGTTCTGTTTAATTAGTGATTTTTGAATGTTTATCTATCGtagtaaaacaaaaacattatgTTGGATTCTAATCTTCTGGACATTATTTAGAAAGTgactttttgaattttgatttatgtaatattaccacattcattttcatttaaaaagttCATATATGCATATGTCGGATTACCTGGTAGAGCACATGATTCAAAGGTTTTGACTCATTGTGCAAAGAATGAGGCTTCTTTCCCACATCCTCCTTCTGGAAAGTATTACCTAGTTGATTCCGGATACTCGACcaattaaacataatattcttatggatgtaaatatatttaaactacattttatttatttaaaatacagttttacaaatttttaaaaataaaataaatgaaaaagtcGCAGCGTCAACGAAACGAACAACCCAAAACAGCGTCATGCGTCGGCGTCCTACGGCTGCGTCAATTTCCTGCGTCTTCGAAACGAACAACAATCGGCGTCAGCGTCAGCGTCGACGTCAGCGtcggcggcaaccaaacgaacatcagataaacgagtttgacgcagttgctgacgccgacgccgacgccgacgctgaaaccggcggcaaccaaacgaacaagCCTTAACTAGAAAGGCTTATTTATCTTTGATTCCTACAAAGCGGCGCAGGACGCCGACGCATgactattcatattttatttttaaaaatttgtaaaactgtattttaaataaataaaatgtagtttaaatatatttacatccataagaatattatgtttaattgGTCGAGTATCCGGAATCAACTAGGTAGTACTTTCCAGGAGGAGGATGTGGGAAAGAAGCCTCATTCCTTGCACAATGAGTCAAAACCTTTGAATCATGTGCTCTACCAGGTACTCCGACATATGCATATATGAACTTCATATCGAAGTTACACCAGCACAGTCAACTAAAGGAAACGACAGCAAATCAAATTAGTTTGAACAGAAAGCGACTCTGCTAACAGATAAgaacactgatttttttttaaataattaaaccaCTTTGTGAAACCAATCTAAACCCTCTCTTCTTCCACTAAGATCACTAAGAGTTCGCATACAACCATCTCAATAAGCAAGCAGTAAAGACAATCCAGTTTCCAAGACTTATATCACAAATGATAACAAGAGTAAAGAGACAACCATTACCAAACAAAGAAACTCAGAACCAAGTAGAGAATCCGGTTTCAGTGAACACACAAAACTAGAGAGCCCATTACAGAACCAAATGCAAGTGATCAAAACATCTAATGGAGATAACctgagagaaggagagaaggtCGAGAGCTTGAGAGAGGTGGAGAGCGAGCTTGAGATGCGttggagatggagagagagcctgaacaaaacacaaacaaacaacacaTGTTACATGTTATACAAAACGAAAGTTATACAAAACAAGACACAGATTACATGTAACTCACAACACAAAATCATGCAAAGAACCACTATGGGGTAACTTTATATGACATCAGACAGATATGGAGGAGATGGttctactttaaaaaaaaagtgacaCAGAGAAGGAACAAAGGTAACTAGGTAAGCTTCAAAGACTTACAGGTTTTGAGTTGCTAACCTTTGAAAGTTTTCCCTGTGCTGCAAGCCTCCTCAGTCTTGAACTAAAGACTCTTCTGAAATTTGGCGGCACTTGGCTGCTCTTTCCACAGAAAATCACAAGGTCTATTAAGGTTGCAGCCACTAgggttaaaaagaaaaacagagagtcATCCCAACTTAAAGTAAAATCAAGATAACTATAACATTTCTTCAGATAGGCATAGTGGACAGCTTCATTACAACTATAATCATACCATTAAACGTCAAACTACAGATGATTAGCAGTACAACTATAACAATTCCAGTGTATATAGTCAGAAGCTTAGACAAGAAAGTGTAGATGTTCAGATGTGCCTAACACATTGTTGCTTACAGTATGGATTAGTGATTCTTCCTACCTCATGACAAACCAAGCACTATTATACCAAATGGTTTCAGTATTACGAAATGAGTCACTTGACATGAACAAACACGAAGGTAAtgtcaacagaaaaaaaaatagcctCAGGAGGAGTTTCAAACACAGAGAGAAAAACTCAGAAGTTCTGAGGAAGAGCTCACATACAAAGACACAATGGAAACAGaggattatcaaaaaaagatGTGTGAAGCTAGCTAGAAACAAGAACTCGTGACCTCATCTTGCAACAAAACAAGCCTAATGGTGGTGAAGCAAATATAAACCAGAAACGTAGTGGTACCTCTA from Raphanus sativus cultivar WK10039 chromosome 8, ASM80110v3, whole genome shotgun sequence includes:
- the LOC108831666 gene encoding ubiquitin carboxyl-terminal hydrolase 24, coding for MSNKKVFVFGSFTEHETRSLLEQKPINAPQKPKEKSAGSIQFGSFNPVTEIFPVNSANGELKKGQADRALKSRPSSSLKEDTSFQSAESQKRLDASRPSSSDNKINDNAATLSGKHSSGENVEENGIIKEVSERKPPLNNGVAADPIGLEKLCVSDAESDSLCIASSSKFQALDTDVFSNDSSSGTTIPKKSNQMAPTESVPAMKDFTPRGLINAGNLCFLNATLQALLSCSPFVQLLQGIQLQDIPKADSPTLAAFSEFISELDVPSSSSFRNNVAVVESGRPFTPSMFEGVLRNFTPDVLNNMSGRPRQEDAQEFLSFIMDQMHDELLKLRKESPKLTASKSSLVSSANDDDEWETVGPKNKSAVTRTQSFVPSELSDIFGGQLRSVVKAKGNKDSATVQPYLLLHLDIHPEAVSTIEDALHLFSAPEDLEGYRASVTGKAGVVSARKSIKIQKLSKIMILHLMRFSYGTQGSTKLHKPVHFPLELNLGRYLLVSPSNGGLKYELVATITHHGRDPSKGHYTTDARRKNNQWLRFDDASVTAIGTKQVLHDQAYVLFYKQV
- the LOC108831670 gene encoding 50S ribosomal protein L21, mitochondrial isoform X1, with amino-acid sequence MASLRCLRELSRRATTAAHSINQTRLFSSFHRLELPGTSSITHGIPSQNRSLARDLPLYCRSQGRHFSSKTNDTDESSDGDDDEEDYEDSGEMEVVEREYSPAEKVEAAAEIGYKVMGPLKPSERLFKPYEPVFAVVQIGSHQFKVSNGDSIFTEKLKFCDINDKLVLTKVLLMGSASQTIIGRPILPDATVHAVVEEHALDEKVLIFKKKRRKNYRRTTGHRQELTKLRITDIQGIEKPEPKIVHKPSKAAADKEQSEAELVA
- the LOC108831670 gene encoding 50S ribosomal protein L21, mitochondrial isoform X2; the protein is MASLRCLRELSRRATTAAHSINQTRLFSSFHRLELPGTSSITHGIPSQNRSLARDLPLYCRSQGRHFSSKTNDTDESSDGDDDEEDYEDSGEMEVVEREYSPAEKVEAAAEIGYKVMGPLKPSERLFKPYEPVFAVVQIGSHQFKVSNGDSIFTEKLKFCDINDKLVLTKVLLMGSASQTIIGRPILPDATVHAVVEEHALDEKVLIFKKKRRKNYRRTTGHRQVQFSTPFCVPIPPLQN
- the LOC108831667 gene encoding probable WRKY transcription factor 32 — protein: MEDKGSDEADVYAATETEKTEKVEPEKELCHGDDDDDELSQRRGEESLTDMEGLQVRETLAKDHDEGGARENSSVEPNREDAKEEKASGTETDVTAIAPVENREVETSTCISSNPSAAHGVSLVSAPYKQEQRSGSRVVSNLSVSPVLRTPARDGYHWRKYGQKQVKSPKGSRSYYRCTHSDCCAKKIECSNDSGNVIEIVNKGSHSHEPLRNNSFSPRETRAAAPVISPVTEDNTGVRSCSALSASTKENICESSLAVVEGKRNCENEAMEEPEPKRRLKKSNSQSSDPVFKPGKKQRFVVHAAGDVGISGDGYRWRKYGQKMVKGNPNPRNYYRCTSAGCTVRKHIETAVDNRTAVVITYKGVHNHDMPVPKKRHGPPSSELVTAVAPTSMRTRSEDQVNIPTSGQCSVRGGSEKQSSEAVDVVGGEKVMESARTLLSIGFEIKQC